CCTGCTCGCCGGCCTGGTGCTAGCGGTGATCTCGGTTTTCCTTCCCCTCGGCGGAGGCGGATGAACACCCAGAGCCATGCCATTCTCACCTGCGCCCTGCTGCGATTCTTCGGCGGGGAGCGCGTCGCCCGGCTGCCGCGCATCAATCTGGTCCTCTGCTGCGGCGCCCTGACACCCGACATCCCCATCTATATCTTCCTCGCCTGGGGGAGTCTGATCGCCGGAATCCCCCAGCAGCAGCTCTGGAACGAAGTCTACTTTCAGCCCGGCTGGAGCGCCCTGATCGGAGCCTTTCATTCTTTTCCGCTGTGGGGCGCCGCCCTGGCCCTTTTCTGGTGGCTGAAACGCCCGCGTGCCGCCCTTTTCTGCCTGGCAGGCCTGCTGGGCGCGGCCGAGGATTTCTTCCTGCACCACAATGACGCTCACATGCACTTCTGGCCCTTCAGCCACTGGCGCTTCATCTCCCCGGTCTCCTACTGGAATCCGGCCTACCACGGCATCCCTGCCGCCCTGGCCGAAATCATCGTCGTCACCATCGCCGGCTTCTGGCTTCGACCACGGCTGGCGAGCCGCTGGGGCAAGGGACTGCTGCTGATCGCCCTGCTCTCACTGATCGCCAATCACGGCCTCTGGGTGATGATTTTCCGCTTTTTCTGACAAAAAAGGGAATCGCGGGGTATGCTTTGAAAAAGCGACAGGTATTTACCGCCAAGCCACTGAGAAAACCCACCAGGCGGCCGCCAAGACGCCAAGGGCGCCAAGAAAGACCAAACCGATAACGCTGAGACCGCTCTGAGACCGCTCGACCATGGAGGCAACTAAGACCCTTAGCCTTTGGCCTTTGGCCTTTGGCCCTTAGCCCTTTGGCCCTTGGCCGCCCCTGTTTTCAACCCTTCGAGGACTCAAATGAAAACACTCAAAAACAAAACCCTCTTCATCACCGGCGCCAGCCGCGGTATCGGGCTGGCGATTGCCAGGCGGGCCGCGGCCGACGGAGCGAATATCGTCATCGCCGCCAAGTCGAACGTTCCCAACCCGAAGCTGCCCGGCACCATTCACAGCGCCGCCGCCGAAATCGAAGCGGCCGGGGGGCAGGCACTGGCGATCAAATGCGACATCCGCAAACCTGAGGACATCGCCGCGGCTGTCAGCGCCGCGGTCGAGCGTTTCGCCGGCATCGATATCCTGATCAACAACGCCAGCGCCATTTACCTCGCAGGCACGCTTGAAACGCCGGCCAAACGCTACGACCTGATGCACCAGGTCAACACCCGCGGCACCTTCCTCTGCTCGCAGGCCTGCCTGCCGTATCTGCAACGGGCCGACAACCCGCACATTCTCAACCTCTCTCCGCCGCTGAACATGAACCCGCGCTGGTTCGGTCCGCACGTCGCCTACACCATGGCCAAGTACGGCATGAGCATGTGCGTCCTGGGGATGGCGGCAGAATTCCGCGAAGCCGGCGTTGCCGTCAACGCCCTCTGGCCGCGCACGGTGATCGCCACCGCCGCCCTGGCCATGCTCGGCGGCATGGTCAAGCCCGAGCAGTGCCGCACCCCGGAGATCCTCGCCGACGCCGCCCACGCCATCCTCTGCCGCGACAGCCGCGACTGCAGCGGCAACTTCTTCATCGACGAGCAGGTACTGGCCGAAGAGGGGATCGACGACCTTGAGCGCTACGCGGTCAAGCCGGGGACAGAGCTGATGACCGACCTGTTTCTGGAATGACATTCGTTGCCGCCGTCAAGAAATTCAAAAACCCGACTTAACGCAGAGGCGGGGAGCAGCAGAGGCGGAGAGAAATCCTTTGTCTGATCTTGTTTCCCTGCGTCTCCGCCTCTCTGCGTCTCTCCGTTAATAATCGGTTTTCCTGGAGCCTTTGGCGCGCTGGCGCCCCATCCGTCCTACTTATTCTTCCCAAAAACCACGATTAAGAGTAATATTCGTCCCCATGTGCGCCCTGCCACAACGTCGACAGACCTGGCACCTCTCACCCGGACAGGTGCTGCTGCTCTATTACGGCCTCGCCATCCTGCTCGGCGGGGCGCTGCTGTATCTGCCGCTGGCCAGCAACGGTCAACCGCTCTCCTTCCTCGATGCCGTCTTCACCGCCACCAGCGCCCAGTGCGTCACCGGGCTGGTGGTGGTCGATACCGGCAGCCGCCTGAGCTGGTTCGGCCAGGGAGTCGTGCTGCTGCTGATCCAGACCGGCGGTCTCGGCATCACCACCTTCTCGGTCTACCTGCTCTCCTATCTCGGCGGCGGGATGAGCCTTCGCGGCCGGCAACAGATCGAACAGACCCTGCTGCCGCAGCCCTATGCCTCGGTGCAGGAGCTGATCAGCAAAATTTTCCTGCTGACGATTGCCATCGAAGGTATCGGCGCGGCCCTGCTGGCGATCCGCCTGGTGCCGCAGCTCGGACTGGCACAGGGGCTCTGGAGCGCCCTGTTCCACTCGGTCTCGGCCTTCTGCAATGCCGGGTTCAGCCTCTTTTCCGACAGCATGGTCGGCTTTCAGGCCGACCCGCTGGTCAACCTCACCATCATGGGTCTGATCATCAGCGGCGGTCTCGGCTTCCTGGTGCTGCAGGAGCTGCTGGGGATGACCCGGAAACGGGAGCATGTTCGTCGCCGGCTGTCACTCCACAGCCGCCTGGTGCTGATGACCAGCCTGGTACTGACCCTTGGCGGCGCCCTGCTGCTGGCACTGCT
The Geothermobacter hydrogeniphilus genome window above contains:
- a CDS encoding SDR family oxidoreductase, with protein sequence MKTLKNKTLFITGASRGIGLAIARRAAADGANIVIAAKSNVPNPKLPGTIHSAAAEIEAAGGQALAIKCDIRKPEDIAAAVSAAVERFAGIDILINNASAIYLAGTLETPAKRYDLMHQVNTRGTFLCSQACLPYLQRADNPHILNLSPPLNMNPRWFGPHVAYTMAKYGMSMCVLGMAAEFREAGVAVNALWPRTVIATAALAMLGGMVKPEQCRTPEILADAAHAILCRDSRDCSGNFFIDEQVLAEEGIDDLERYAVKPGTELMTDLFLE
- a CDS encoding TrkH family potassium uptake protein, producing the protein MCALPQRRQTWHLSPGQVLLLYYGLAILLGGALLYLPLASNGQPLSFLDAVFTATSAQCVTGLVVVDTGSRLSWFGQGVVLLLIQTGGLGITTFSVYLLSYLGGGMSLRGRQQIEQTLLPQPYASVQELISKIFLLTIAIEGIGAALLAIRLVPQLGLAQGLWSALFHSVSAFCNAGFSLFSDSMVGFQADPLVNLTIMGLIISGGLGFLVLQELLGMTRKREHVRRRLSLHSRLVLMTSLVLTLGGALLLALLEFPGELHKMSAGNGFWMVLFQSVTARTAGFNSIDLNLLEVPSLVLIMFLMFIGASPGSCGGGIKTTSFALLFAIIHSRLKGDRHTNIFRRTVPEELTTRALTLVLLSVVACGVAIFLLLAVQVHGLPAAESRNALLDYTFEAVSAFATVGLSLGVTAKLVPLGKLIVIVMMFIGRVGILTLAFAIIRRSGGREVRYAEEQVMIG